The genome window CTTCAAGATTTGCTCGACCATGCGACCGCTCGGCTTGCCGAGGACCTCTGCGGTGACACCTGCGGAAGTTTCTACCGCCGCTACGATCGATCCCGCGCCGGGGCGGACCGCACCGCCTTCGACTGGGTACGTTATATCGCGATTCGTGGCCAACAGCACTGCCCCGGCCAGCAGGCACTGAAGGGCTCGGTCGAGGATCTCATAGTCGATGTGCCTGCACAGCCCCACGAGAACAACGTCTGCTTTGCCGTCCTCGACGACTGTGAGGCCCGCTGCTTCGATTGCTTGTGTGAGCGGCGCCTCGCCCACGACGTGCACAGTTCTGTACCCGCGCTCGCGGCAGACCCGCGCCGCGAGCAGTCCGGAGGTGAAGACCCACTCTGGACGGCAGGGGATTCCCATTTCGGCCAACTTTTCGCAGACCGCCTCAGGCTCGACGGCAGAACTGTTGGTGAGATACCGCACGAGCGATCCGCGCTCGACGAGCTGCGCGATCACGTCTGGGGCATGCGGAGCCGGGTCGTTGCCCAGGTACACAGTGCCGTCCAAGTCGAAGATGTACAGTTCGTACTGCTTCACGCGTCCCGCTCTACGATGTAGTGGGCTACCGACGACAGAAGCTCGCGGTCGGGCGATGTCGGCAACAGGTCTAGCGCAATGACAGATTCGTCGACGAAAGTTTGAGCCCGGTCGGCAGCACGCTCGAACACGCCGTGCTTGTCCATCCAAGAGCAGATCGTGTCAACGTCGCTGCTTGACACGGAGTCCCCGAAACGCGTCCTTGCGAACTCGGTCTCTTCATCAGTGAGCATCGGGCGCAGCAGAATGAGCGGCAGAGTCGCTTGCCCATCGCGAAAGTCGCTGGCGGCGGGCTTGCCTGTCTTCGACTCATCGCCCCTGTAGTCGAGCAGATCGTCTGCGATTTGGAACGCCATCCCGACGCGCTGGCCGAACAACCCGATTGCCTCCTCGGCCTCCTCGCTCGCGGCGGACATTCGCGCGCCAACGCGACAGCACACCTCGATAAAGGCAGCGGTTTTCATTTCAAGGATTTTGAAGTGGTCTTCTTCGTCCAAGTCGAAGTCGCCGCGCATCTCCAACTCTCTGACCTCGCCCTCAGCCATCTCCACGACGGCCTGGCTCACCATTTGTATGATCTCCAGCGTCGAGTTCTCGGCGAGCAGCCTCATCGCTTTCGACAGCAGAACGTCGCCGCTGAGTATCGCCGCTGTGTTGCCGTAAATCGCGCTGGCCGTAGGCAGGCCGCGACGGGTGTCTGAGCCGTCGATCACGTCGTCGTGAACGAGCGTCGCCATGTGGATCATCTCAAGCGCGGCGGCTACGCGGATCATGGCCTCGCTGTCGTACTCGCCTCCGGTCGCCCTCGCCGCCATTACGGCCAGCGCAGGCCGGAGTCGCTTGCCTCCGCCTTTCAGGGTTTGGCGGCAGCAGGCCTCCACCGACTCGACGTCCGAACGCATCTCGGATTGGAGCAGATCTTCGACCGTCGCGACGACCTGAAATACCTTTTCAAGAGCGTCGCCAGAGGGCCGCCCTGCGACCGTTTCGAAGAACGCGGAAGTTCTCATCGCTTGCAGCCCCAGTGCATGCAGACGTTGCCAAGATAGAAATCCCTGTGTTCGACGTGATCGAAGCCAGCCCGCTCCATTGCCGACTGCATCTCCTCTCTAGATAAGAATCGCTTGGTGCTCTTTGGCAGGTAAGTGTACGCCTCTCCCTTGCCGAACAGCCGACCGACGAGCGGAACGCAGCGGTGGAACGCAACGTCGCTCAGCCGGGCAAGGATCGGGTTGTGCGGCTGCGCCATGTCAAGCGAGACCATTCGACCCCCCGGCTTCAGCACTCTAGCGATCTCCGCGAGAACCGACGAGACGTCCGGAACGTTTCGCAGTCCCCAACCAACGGTCACCACGCTGACGGACCGGGAACAGAGGGGTAGTCGCCCAGCATCGGCAAGGCCTAGCCACGCCCGCCCTCGCAGCTTCTTGACCGCCCTTTGCAACATTGCCTGGCAGAAGTCGATTCCGATCACGGTGCCGCTCGAGCCCACGGCGCGGCGCAGCGGGAGCAGGAAGTCGCCGGTGCCGGTGCACAGGTCTAGCGCGGTATCGCCGGTCGCGGGTTGGATTGCAGCCACCGCCTTGCGCCGCCATCGCTTGTGCTGCCTCAGCGAGATCAGGCCGTTGAGCAGGTCGTAGCTCGGCGCGATGTCGGCAAACATGGTACGGATAAGTTGCCTCTTGTCGTCGCCCTCTGCCAACCACGGGGTCGTCTCAGCTTTGCTGCTCATAGCCTGGGTTATGAAGCTAATATACCGAGATTGCGCCTGAGGCACTGAGTAGCACCTTGAATAGGTCCACCGCCCGCACCGGCGAAACGGGCCCGGTGCAGGCGGGGACGGGCAGCCTTGCCGGCCGCGCTATTCGCATCGCACGGCTAGGACGCGGAACGCGTCAATGGCCGCCTCGGTGATCGAATTGTTCGGGTTGTCGGCGGTCGAGAATCGCACCTGGACGGTCGAACTAGGCGTGACGTAGTTGCCCACGATGATCTCGGCATCGAGCCAAGCGTTCTGCGAGCCGCCGTACATCACGGTTCTGACGAGGGTCCAAGTCGCGCCTCCGTTGTTGGAAATCTCGACGACGAGCGAGTCATCGCCATCGTCGTTGAAGAACCAGCGCTTGTACTCGATCACGCCGTTCCCGCCGCTGAGGTCGAAAACCGGAGACGTCAGCCTAGTCGGCCCGCCGTCGACGTCGTTGGTGCCGACCGGTGCGCCTACAGCTGCATTGCCCGTGAACAAGCACATCGACCCAGCGTCGTCAGAGTCGAATCCTGGGTTCGCCATCCGACCGTTGAGGAAGGACGCGTTCGGGGCTGCTCGCACCCAGCTGCCGGTCGCCAAGTTGAAGTCCGTGACGGTCCAACCCAGGCTGCGCTCGAACGTGTCGAAGAAGATCGTTTCGAGCGAGTGGCCGACGATCGACTCCAGCGTTTCGTCTTTTGGCCAGAGGTTTACGCGACCCTGGAAGTCGGCCGCTGAAACGAACCACTCGAGCGATGAGCCGCACGGCGGAGTCGGAATCGCGCCGTAGAACCTCGGCGCGACTGGACCGGCGGTGATGCCGTTGGTAAGCTGAAACATCGGCGATTCGTTCCAAGTGCCGCGATTCAATCGCCAGTGGAGACGGATCGTAGTCACATCGAGCTGACCGACTCCGTCGCTGATATCGAACACAACCGGTAGGAGGTTGCCGACCAGATCGAGGTCGATGAATTCAGGAAGGACAGTGACAGGCCTGATCTTGACCCACTCGAGCGGCGGAGCGTCCAGCCCCTTTGCTCCAAAGCCGTCAGCGATTTCGTCGTAGTGCGGCGTTCCGTTCAAGAGGTCGCCGTCGTCGTCGTCTAAAATGAGAACGTCGATGGTGACGCCCGGGTTGATGCCGGACGGGTGCAAGAGAATGCTGTTCAAGTACAGCATGCGCGTATGGGCCAGGGCGGCCGCAGGCCCCATCGTTACGTCGAGCTCGTCCTTGGTCAGCCAGAAGGCACCGCTGAGAACTTGACCGCACCGATGAACACTGCCGGAACACGGATAGGCAACAGAGTTGTAACTGCTTCGCAGAGCGCCGGTATCTTGTCCGCGAAAGTCCTCGGCTAAGAGCGGCGTGTTCGATGCTAGCGCAGCTGTAACGTCAGCCATGCCCTCATGGTAGTCGCCGCTCGCTCCGGGGTGTCCCCTGGAGACGATGAGGTGACCGTACTCGTGCTGAACGACAGTCGAGTAGGCGGTGTTCGGACATCCTCCTCCCGCCGTGTAGAAGTTGATCGAGCTGCCGTTGAAGTAAGCGTTGCAGTTGGAGTTGATGTTGACGTTGACGGTGATCGCAAAGTCGACCCCGGGGTACGTCGGCTCGATATCCTTGACGAAGTTGTGGATGAGGGTTGTGTGCAGGAAACCGTCAACCTGCGCCTGGTTAAACTGCACCCTCGCGGCGTTGAACACAAAGTTGACCGGCCCGGGCGGGGTTACGTTTTGCGACAGCACCTCGTTTGCGCCAGCCCGATTCACGACCCTGGCCCACGGCCCTTGCAGCCTGGCTTCGACCGTTACGGTCGTGGCTCCGCTGTTGGAGATGGTGAAATCGCCAAGAAAATCGGTCAGGGCGGAACTGCCTCCAACGACGTTGACCCGCAGGAGCGGCAGCGAGGTCAGCGCTGGAGGGTTGTTCGGCTGGTTCGGCTTCAGGCCGGGCGTGTGCCATGCGTCGACGTGGCCATTGATGTCGGCGTAACGAATCTCGTCCTTCCAGTCGAGGATTTGTCCTGTCGCGGTGTCCACGTAGGCGATCCACCTGGCGGGGTTTGCCAGGTCGTCGCTGGTCAGCGTCACCTTCCACGCTCTGTGGGTAGATGCCTCACCCTGGTAGATCACTAGATACGGGACCGTTTTTACATCGAGTCCGGGCTTGGCTCTTTGCGCAATTCGCTGGGCGCGCGCCGCGTTGACCTTTAACCCGCCAAGCGGGTTCTGCACCTTCTTTGAGGCGGAGCTTGCCAGCAGTGCCGAGCTCACTCCGTCGTTGAGAACCAGCACGGTGAGGTAGGCGTCCTCAACTCGCATCGAGTCCAGGTACTGGTCGAAGTAAACGGCGGTGAACTTGCCACGCATGACTTGCTGAGTGCCAGCCATGACGAAGTGTCCTTCGCCGGGCTCAAAAACCTCTCCGTACTCGGCGATGAACTCTTCAGCAGCTTGCTCGGGGGAGAACCCGTAGCCGAAGCGCGCACCGTACACGCGCGACACGCTTTCGCCAGACATGAGGAACTGGATCTTCGGCACGGCTGACTTGAGTCTTGCGCGAGCGTGCTCCGCTGCGTCGTCTTGAGCTGCGCAGAGGCCGCAAGCGATCGTTACGGTCGCCAAGCTGATTGCGCGTAGCGCGAAGAGGTTGTGTCGTGTCATTTCCGATGTGCTCCAACTGCCGGTACTACTGGCAGTATCCGCGATGCAAGGACGTTCTGTCGCTTGTTCTGCGTTCATCCACGCAATTTTGCTGGACAGGGGTTTAACGCCGCGACGCCGGCCGGGTCGCAGACGGAAAGGATCGGATCGTGGACCTGCGGGCAGAATTCCGCTAAAATGCTCCAGCAGACCCACCGGGGAAGACACCGGTTTAGGCCCTTGCGTATGGACTGTGATGATTCCGCTGATCTTAAACGAGCTCGAACCATGAGATGGGGCGTCGTCGTCGCTGCGGGAGGACTGGTGCCCGATCCGCTGGCTGGAGCGCTCGGCACCCCTCGCAAGGCGCTGGCCGTGATCAAAGGCAGGACGTCGCTTGCACGGACGCTGGATGCGATCCGAGACGCAGGCTACGACAACTGCGTGACGGTGAGCGGAGAGGACGTCCGTGACGAGGTCCACTTCGGAAAACTAGTGACCGAGGGCGACTCGCAGATCGAAAACGTGCGCATTGCCACCGAGGCGCTCGGTCCTGCCGACGCAGTCCTGTTCTTGCCCGCCGATGCACCGCTGCTCACGGCTGATAGCCTAACTCAGTTCGTGGCGGCAGTCGAGGGCCGGCGCGACGAAGAGCAGGTGCGATGGTTCGCTGCCGGCCTGTGCGAGCACAAGCAGTTTAGCGCCAAGTACCCCGGCTTTCCGATTCATCCGATTCGCCTGCGGGACGGGGCGTTCGTGTCCGGCGCACTGTACGCTGCGTCTCCGGCGGGCTTTTTGCACGCGGTCAACGAGATCGACCGGTTCGCACGATCGCGCAAGAGCCAGTTGGCGATGCTCTGGAAGCTGGGCCCGTGGGCGGTCATCTGTTATCTGATGCATCGCATATCGATCGCCGATGCCGAGCGCCGGGTGGGCGGCCTGATGGGCGGGCAGGCGATGATCATCACCGGCTGCGACCCGTGCATGGTCGCCGATATCGACGACGTGGCGACTTACGATGAGATCCGAGTTATCGCAAACCTCACGGACTCCATAGCAGGCGAGGAGTAGCCGATGTCTGGGCTGCAGGGCGCTTGGGGCGCAAAGTGGATCGGATACACGCAACATCCGGCGGGCGACGCTGGCGTCTTCGTCTTTCGGCGCACACTGCTCTGCCGTGCCGCGGTGCCGAGACTGCCGATTCGCGTCAGCGCCGACCAGCGGTACAAGCTGTACGTCAACGGTCGGTTCGTCGGCGAAGGCCCGCAGCGCGGGGACCTCCAACACTGGCACTACGAAAGCTACGATCTGGCCCCGTTTCTGCGAGACGGGGGGAACACGATCGTCGCGCTGGTGTGGAACTTTGGGCGGTACGCACCCATGGCACAGCATTCGGCGCGACTGGGCTTCGTGCTGAGCGGTGGCGACGTTTCGACTCCAGAGGATTGGCAGGTCGTCAAGGTCCCTGGCTGGGGTTTTGACATGCTACACAGCCTAGTCGGGCCGTTCTACATCGACGTCGGCCCCGGCGAGATCATCGACGCAAGGGACATACCGGCCGAGCTTGCGTCCGGCGAGGAGTGCGGGCTGGACTGGAAGGAGCCGAACGAGATATGCGAAGCCGTCGAACGAGGCGGCGGAGGCGGTGGCACGCCTTGGATGCTCGTGCCGCGGAGTATTCCGGCTATGCGCCGCGAACCGTTTGGTGGCACGATCTCCGTCTGCGACATCGCCTCGGGCGAGCGTGCCGCGTTTCAGTCGGAGAAGATTCGCCCAGGTGAGCCGCTGCTCTTGGATTTTGGCGAGTTGCTGAACGCCTATCCTAGTTTCAAGTTCAGCGGGGTCACCGGTACGCAAGTCTCGGTCACCTATACGGAGGCGCTTGTTGGGCAAGACGGCGCGAAGGGCAACAGGAGCGAGTTCGTTGGCAAGACCGTCTCCGGGTACCAGGACAAGTTTGTTTTCGACGGTGACGTTCGAGCCTTTGCTCCGCTGTGGTGGAGGACGTTTCGGTACGTACAGATCGAATCAGACGGGCAGGCCGAGCTACTGGGCGTGACGGCGAATGAGACGGGGTATCCGCTGTCCGTTGCTGGCAGTTTCGAGTCCGATCATCCGAGCACGAAAGACATCTGGGAGGTCGCGGTTCGCACGGTTGAGCGATGCGCTGGCGAGACGTATTTCGACTGCCCGTACTATGAGCAGCTTCAGTACGCGGGGGACGCGAGGATCCAGGCGCTGATCGGCTACTACCTCTCCAAGGATCGCGCTCTCCAGCGAAACGCCGTCGAACAGATCTCATGGTCGCAGATGCCCGACGGCCTCATGCAGAGCCGGTACCCGAGTCGGCAGCCACAGGTAATCCCGCCGTTCAGCCTCTGGTGGATCATGATGCTGTACGACCAGTGGCTGTACGACCGAGTTCGGATTCCGTCGCGAATGATCGAGCAGGCGCACGAAGTGCTCGGAGCGTGGGACCGACTGATCGAGGGGAATCAAGACGAAGCGTTTTGGACGTTCGCGGACTGGGTTCCGGAGTGGAAATGGGGCGAGCCACCGGGACGCGCGCGCTCATCGGTGCATCTGTTTACCAAATGGATGGCCGAGGCGGCGCTCGCGCGGATCGAAGGCGCGGAGCATCGGCTTCGTGCTATCCGTCACTCATTGCAAACTGCCGACCGCTCGGAGGCTGGGCTGGCGTTCCACCCGCAAGACCCGGCCCGCCAGCCGAGCGAACACGCGGCAGCAGTGTTCCGCATCGCGCAATCGATCGCCGGGATGACTCCCGACCCGTGGCCGGCGAAAGCCCTTGAGGGTGGCGCTCACAGCACGTACTACTTCAGCTACTACAACCACATCGCCCAGCGACCGGCGGACTACGTCGCCGAGCTGGGGCCCTGGGAGGAGATGGTCAAGAACGGATTGAGTACGTTTGCTGAAGGCCCGGAGCCAGCCCGCTCTGACTGCCACGCCTGGTCGGCACACCCGATCCTCGGGTTTTTCCAGATCGTCGCCGGGGTGACGAGCATCGAAGAGGGCTGGAGAAAGGCGCGGATCGCACCCCGTTCCGGCCGCCTCAGGGCCTTTCGAGCATCGATACCGCACCCCGACGGCGAACTCGTTGTGAGCCTCTCTGACGGCCGGCTCGAAGTCTGCTGTCCCGTGCCTGCGACCGTTGTTTGGGCTGATGAAGAGCGCGAAATTGAACCTGGCAAGTACAGTTTCTAAGAAAACTGGCAACCAAACGTGTGAAACCTGGCGTCTAGGGCGGAACGAACGGGACAGGGTGGCAAGCGCCCAGCACAAAGGGCGCCAGTATCCAACTCACAGGAGGTACTGACCCATGAAGAAACTCGCCCTAATCTCCCTTGCAATCTCAATCGCCGCCATCGCTTTCGCCGACTTCCCACGTGAGCACGTCATCGGAAAGTGGCTCTTGAACGGCACTAACAAGAGCACGACTTGGACCTTCAAGAAGGACGACACGTTCGCCTTCAAGGGGCCTGCCACTTCGTCGAAAGGCAAGTGGTCAACGGACGGCTCGTACGTGAAAGTCGTCTGGACAGAGATCGACGGAAAGGCCGTCAAGGAGGGGACCGTCAAAACGAAGTACAAGCTCAACGACGACGGGTCGCTCCAGATTGATAGATTCGTCTATCGCAAGAAGTAGCCTTGCTAGTGTGGTCGTGTCTTAAGTTTCACGGCCGCACTTTCGTTCGTTCGCCGAAGCCGGCCGGGTAGTAGCGGTACGTCAGGATCGCGTCCCTGTCGGACTTCTTGCGGTCGAGCTTTAGATACGCGCCGTTCGCGCCGACCTCCCAGCCCCAGTCCGGCTTGGCCTCGATCGGAACGAAGACGATCTCGCCGTCGTACTTGACGCTCATCCGGAACTGCTCAAGAGCCTGGCGCTGGTCAATATCCATCACCCGGTATCCAATGAGCCGTTCCTCTCGGTCGATCCCGCTCTTGCCGACGGGGAGGCTGAACTTCAGCCTGAGCGAATGCGTTGCGAGCCGTTTGACAGTCACGCGGTAAGTGAACTCATACAGCCCGATCTGCCCCTTTTCCGGGAGGGCGTACCGGGTCTTCAGATCGACCGGCAGCACCTCATCGTCGCTCCACAGCGCGATTACCGGGATGTTCTGTCCGAAGCCACTCCTGTACGCTTCGAAAGCGACGACCAGATCGACCTCGCCTTCGACCTTCGCGGTGTTTTTGAACAAGCTCAGAGACTCGAACGACGAGAAGTCCTTGCCTAGCTTGACGGTCATGGAGTGCAGCGTCATGTGGGTGCGGACCTTCTCGCCGTCTTCGTTGGCGACTGCGGTAAGGCGCGGCATGAGCGGATAGACCAGCTCGGCGTCTGCGGGGACGTTCTTCGGTGTTTGGGCGAGTACCAGTGCGAATGCTGCGATCATTTGATTGTCCCAGAGCTTTAACGGATACCGAGTCTACTTGCTTCGGAGCGCGTCGAGCACGCTGAGCATTTCGACTGCGGCGAGCGCTGCCTCGCGGCCCTTGTTGCCGAGCTTCATGCCGGCTCGCTCGATAGCCTGTTCCTGCGATTCCGGCGTCAGGATGCCCCACGAGATTGGCGTCTTGGTCTCGACCTGTAGCTTCATCAGTGCGGAGCTGACGTCTTCGGCGAGCATTTCGGCGTGCGCGGTCGCCCCTTGCAGGATCGTCCCGAGGGCGATCACGGCGTCGACTTGGTCGTTTTCGATCAGCGCTTGGACGGTGACCGGTATCTCCCACGTGCCGGGGATCTTTACGACCATCACCTCCGGGTCGCCGTGGGTCTTCAGCTCGTCCAGCGCCCCGTCGAGCAGCATCTGGTTGACGTACTCGTTCCAGCGGCAGACGACGATGCCCACCCGCTTTCCCGACGCATCCCTGTTGCCGCCGATGGTCTTCATCCGCTTCGATTATGGCTCTTCTGTGGTTGCGAGAGGATTCAGCGATCTGCGACCGTTCCTGTATACTGTGGGACTGAAGGTGGTTGCATATGCTTACAGCCTTACTCTTGCCTGTGGCACTCTCGCTGAGCGGCCCGTCCATTAGTGTTCTGCAAGATCAGCAGGCTAACGGAGTTCACCTGGCTGTCTACGACCTGATGACTGGCGAGTTAATCAGTGAGTCTGTCGAATTGCCGATCAAGGAGCCAGGTGCGGTGCGCACTCTAACGGTCTCTCCGGACGGACATACAGCAGTAGTAACCCAGTCGACATCTGCCTTCGATCCGCCGATCCGCCTCGTTGCGTTCGACGTGAAAGAAGGTCGTCACATAATGACCGATCTGGTAGACGTTATCGTTGGATTCACGGATTTCGTGTGGTCAAGTAATACATCCGTTCGTTGGATGCGGCACGACTTGTACCCGGATGCTGATGAGATTAGAGCAATATATCACTCGGTTTTCAAGGATAAGAATGGCCAATGGGCTTCTAGCGGCCGAATCTTGAATACTGCAGAAAGGCAGACGCAAGAGCGTCGTGCACTGTTAGTCGCTACAGCAGCGAGGATGGCGTGGGATATGGACTGGCAGTACCACGTCGGCGAATCATCAGGAATCACCCCGTTCAGCCCGGAAATCTATGGCATGGACGGATTGCACAGAGGGACGGGTGCTATGGCCGATGCGGGCCAGACTTTCGCCTGCTTCGACAGCAACATGGCGATCGAGCCAAAGAAAGCGAGCGTCAACACGTATTGGTCGGGTCGAGAGAAGAAGATCACACTCGAAATCGGCGACATGATTGCGGTTCACATGGAGCTTCAATCACCGTTCATCGTCATCACTCTCGCTGATCGCGACGACTATGTCGTCACCCGCTACGAAATGGGCTACCGTTATGTAACCGACATGCGCGCCACGAAGGTGCAGGTCTACTCGCTTGAGACAGGTGAGAAGGTTTTCGAGTTAGCGGGATCCGCTGCATTTATCAAGTGATTCGAAGTCAGTTCATCCCGCTGTAGCCGCATCCTTTAGGTTGCGTCCGGGGGCGTTCGGCACGGTCCACATGTGAAAGCGCCAGGCGAGCGCGCAAGCTGAAGCATGCGGCTACAATTCCTTTCTGCCCGGTCGGACTGGTCCGGGTTTGACCCTCGACCCTTGACCCTCAAACCTTTCGCCACTCGGGACTCAAACCGGATCACCGCTTGATCGCCAGCAACAACCCGTCGCGGATCGGGAGGAGCGTGGTGTCCCATTTCGGGCTCTGCGTCAGCATCTGCGTGAACTTGAGGATTGCGGCGGTCTCGGGGTCGTCGTCTCCGGTGAGCACTCGCCCGCCCCAAATCGCGTTGTCGGTGATGAATCCGCCCCCAGTCCGCAGCCGCTGCTCGACGACCTCCACAGTGTCCGGGTACCCCACCTTGTCGATGTCGTTGAAGACCAGGTCGAACTGCGTGTCGTAACCCTTGAACGCGGCTACCGCCTCCCCGACCGTATAGTTGATCATCGTCTGGGCGTTCTGGCCGGAGTCCGTCGCCGGGAACCCCATCGCAGCCAGATGCTTGCGGGCCATCGCGGACAGTTCCTCGTCCCAGACGACGTGGTGCACTACGCCGCCGCCGTTCTCGTTGACAGCCCGAGCGAACCACGCCGTCGAATACCCGAACCCCGAACCAAGTTCGAAGACTGCTGTGGCGCCGAGCATCTTGGCGACCATGTAGCAGAACTGGCCCGAGGCCGGACCGACGATCGGGAAGTCGTTCTCAGCCGCGTACGCCTCCATCTTCTGAAGCTCGGGATGCCGTTCGGGCACGAGGCCGTCCAGGTACGGCTTCAGGTCGGCGTACGGGAACTCAGGCATGGGCCGGAGAATACCGGACACAGATACAATGGGCTGGCGCATGAAGTCCCTCTCCGACCTGACCAGCCAGTGCATCCGATGCGGGTTCTGCCTTGAGGCGTGCCCGACGTTCGTGATCACCGGGCGCGAGACGGAGTCGCCGCGTGGACGGATCTACCTCGCCCGCAGCGCCGACGAGGGTTTGATCGCATGGAGCGACGTCAAGCAGGCGATCGACACGTGCCTCGGCTGCCGGGCGTGCGAGCCAGCTTGCCCGAGCGGCGTGAAGTACGGCCAGATTCTCGAACTCGCGAGGGAGAAGATCGACCAAGGGCCAGCGGTGAAGAAGCTGCTCGACGGCCTGAGCGACCCGAAGACGTTTCGCAGGCAGGTGGCGCTGGCGAAGCTGTGGCCTGGTAGTCGCCTGCCTGGTCTGCTGAGCCGCCAGTTGACGGACGAACCCCCGCAGGCTCGGCTTCCCAAAGTATCGACCAGGCAGCAGTGGCCCGAGCTTGAGGATGCGACGCTGCCGGACTTGACAGGCGAAGTGTATCTTCTCGAGGGTTGCGCGATGCGCGTGCTGTACCCGGGCGTGCACGACGCAACCCGTCGCCTCCTCAGGCGTGTTGGGCTCATGGTTAGGGAGACAGAAGCAGGTTGCTGCGGCGCGCTGCACGCTCACAGCGGGTTCATCGACGACGCCAAGGCAAGGGCCACCAAGCTGATCGAGGATATGCCGGACGACCTGCCTGTCATCGTCAACTCAGCCGGTTGCGGAAGCGCGATGAAGGAGTACGGCGAGCTGGTCGGTGACGCGGGATCAGCGTTCTCGGAGAGGGTCTTTGACCCTACCGAGTTCTTGGCGGAGCTCGGTCTGGCAAGCACCTTGGCAAAGTCGCGCGGCATACGGGCGAGAGTTACGTACCACGACGCGTGCCACCTCGCCCACGGGCAGCTTATCAAAGACGCGCCGCGCCAACTGATTCAAGCCGTTCCGCAGGTGGAGTTCGTTGAGCTGCACGAGAGCGATATGTGCTGCGGGAGCGCCGGGGTGTACAACCTCACCCAGCCGACGTACGCGCGCGCGCTGCTGGATCGCAAGTGGGAGAACGTCGAGGCTTCGCGCGCTGACATCGTCGTTACCGGCAACCCAGGGTGCCACTCATGGATCGAGCAGGCGAGCGACGAGAACGGCGCCAGGGTCAAGGTGCTGCACACGCTGGAGTTGTTGGAGTCGTCGTTCTCGGGTCTCACGCAATGAACAATGCACCGGGAGGGCAAGCGTCCCCGCGAGCCGCGGGTGCAGGACAGTCTCACTCTCGACTTCCCCGTCGACGGTCGTCCTCCTGGGCAACCTTAGCTGCTGGGTAATCCTTGCAAGCAGTCCCGAGCTGAACCCCCTCCCTAGCCCTCCCCTCAGGAGGAGAGGGGATTCCTTCCAACCATGGAGGGCCGTCCTCCTGGGCGACCAAAGCTGCTGGGTAATCCTTGCAAGCTGTCCTCGACCGAACCCCCTCCCTAGCCCTCCCCCAGGGGAGAGGGGATTCCTGCCAACCATGGAGGGCCGTCCTACTGGGCGACGTTAGCTCATGCACGCGACGTACGATTTGACCAATAACTCGTGAACCGACGCACGGCCTGCCTAGCGGGACAGACCGTGGCACCCGAACTAGGGGCGGAAGAACAGTCGGTGTAAGCTAGTGCAGACGCAACAAATCCGCCCC of Armatimonadota bacterium contains these proteins:
- a CDS encoding family 78 glycoside hydrolase catalytic domain, which codes for MSGLQGAWGAKWIGYTQHPAGDAGVFVFRRTLLCRAAVPRLPIRVSADQRYKLYVNGRFVGEGPQRGDLQHWHYESYDLAPFLRDGGNTIVALVWNFGRYAPMAQHSARLGFVLSGGDVSTPEDWQVVKVPGWGFDMLHSLVGPFYIDVGPGEIIDARDIPAELASGEECGLDWKEPNEICEAVERGGGGGGTPWMLVPRSIPAMRREPFGGTISVCDIASGERAAFQSEKIRPGEPLLLDFGELLNAYPSFKFSGVTGTQVSVTYTEALVGQDGAKGNRSEFVGKTVSGYQDKFVFDGDVRAFAPLWWRTFRYVQIESDGQAELLGVTANETGYPLSVAGSFESDHPSTKDIWEVAVRTVERCAGETYFDCPYYEQLQYAGDARIQALIGYYLSKDRALQRNAVEQISWSQMPDGLMQSRYPSRQPQVIPPFSLWWIMMLYDQWLYDRVRIPSRMIEQAHEVLGAWDRLIEGNQDEAFWTFADWVPEWKWGEPPGRARSSVHLFTKWMAEAALARIEGAEHRLRAIRHSLQTADRSEAGLAFHPQDPARQPSEHAAAVFRIAQSIAGMTPDPWPAKALEGGAHSTYYFSYYNHIAQRPADYVAELGPWEEMVKNGLSTFAEGPEPARSDCHAWSAHPILGFFQIVAGVTSIEEGWRKARIAPRSGRLRAFRASIPHPDGELVVSLSDGRLEVCCPVPATVVWADEEREIEPGKYSF
- a CDS encoding polyprenyl synthetase family protein, which translates into the protein MRTSAFFETVAGRPSGDALEKVFQVVATVEDLLQSEMRSDVESVEACCRQTLKGGGKRLRPALAVMAARATGGEYDSEAMIRVAAALEMIHMATLVHDDVIDGSDTRRGLPTASAIYGNTAAILSGDVLLSKAMRLLAENSTLEIIQMVSQAVVEMAEGEVRELEMRGDFDLDEEDHFKILEMKTAAFIEVCCRVGARMSAASEEAEEAIGLFGQRVGMAFQIADDLLDYRGDESKTGKPAASDFRDGQATLPLILLRPMLTDEETEFARTRFGDSVSSSDVDTICSWMDKHGVFERAADRAQTFVDESVIALDLLPTSPDRELLSSVAHYIVERDA
- a CDS encoding HAD-IIA family hydrolase, which encodes MKQYELYIFDLDGTVYLGNDPAPHAPDVIAQLVERGSLVRYLTNSSAVEPEAVCEKLAEMGIPCRPEWVFTSGLLAARVCRERGYRTVHVVGEAPLTQAIEAAGLTVVEDGKADVVLVGLCRHIDYEILDRALQCLLAGAVLLATNRDITYPVEGGAVRPGAGSIVAAVETSAGVTAEVLGKPSGRMVEQILKACDCQKENALVVGDRVETDIASGRAAGCDTWLVLSGVTNETVGGTGCSADLRGLLD
- a CDS encoding 6,7-dimethyl-8-ribityllumazine synthase translates to MKTIGGNRDASGKRVGIVVCRWNEYVNQMLLDGALDELKTHGDPEVMVVKIPGTWEIPVTVQALIENDQVDAVIALGTILQGATAHAEMLAEDVSSALMKLQVETKTPISWGILTPESQEQAIERAGMKLGNKGREAALAAVEMLSVLDALRSK
- a CDS encoding O-methyltransferase, whose protein sequence is MPEFPYADLKPYLDGLVPERHPELQKMEAYAAENDFPIVGPASGQFCYMVAKMLGATAVFELGSGFGYSTAWFARAVNENGGGVVHHVVWDEELSAMARKHLAAMGFPATDSGQNAQTMINYTVGEAVAAFKGYDTQFDLVFNDIDKVGYPDTVEVVEQRLRTGGGFITDNAIWGGRVLTGDDDPETAAILKFTQMLTQSPKWDTTLLPIRDGLLLAIKR
- a CDS encoding nucleotidyltransferase family protein → MRWGVVVAAGGLVPDPLAGALGTPRKALAVIKGRTSLARTLDAIRDAGYDNCVTVSGEDVRDEVHFGKLVTEGDSQIENVRIATEALGPADAVLFLPADAPLLTADSLTQFVAAVEGRRDEEQVRWFAAGLCEHKQFSAKYPGFPIHPIRLRDGAFVSGALYAASPAGFLHAVNEIDRFARSRKSQLAMLWKLGPWAVICYLMHRISIADAERRVGGLMGGQAMIITGCDPCMVADIDDVATYDEIRVIANLTDSIAGEE
- the ubiE gene encoding bifunctional demethylmenaquinone methyltransferase/2-methoxy-6-polyprenyl-1,4-benzoquinol methylase UbiE → MSSKAETTPWLAEGDDKRQLIRTMFADIAPSYDLLNGLISLRQHKRWRRKAVAAIQPATGDTALDLCTGTGDFLLPLRRAVGSSGTVIGIDFCQAMLQRAVKKLRGRAWLGLADAGRLPLCSRSVSVVTVGWGLRNVPDVSSVLAEIARVLKPGGRMVSLDMAQPHNPILARLSDVAFHRCVPLVGRLFGKGEAYTYLPKSTKRFLSREEMQSAMERAGFDHVEHRDFYLGNVCMHWGCKR